A genomic segment from Corylus avellana chromosome ca5, CavTom2PMs-1.0 encodes:
- the LOC132180612 gene encoding eukaryotic peptide chain release factor subunit 1-3-like — translation MADAQETDRNIEIWKIKKLIKALEAARGNGTSMISLIMPPRDQISRVTKMLGDEYGTASNIKSRVNRQSVLGAITSAQQRLKLYSKLPPNGLVLYTGTIVTDDGKEKKVTIDFEPFRPINASLYLCDNKFHTEALNELLESDDKFGFIVMDGNGTLFGTLSGNTREVLHKFSVDLPKKHGRGGQSALRFARLRMEKRHNYVRKTAELATQFFINPATSQPNVAGLILAGSADFKTELSQSDMFDPRLQAKILNVVDVSYGGESGFNQAIELSSEILSNVKFIQEKRLIGKYFEEISQDTGKYVFGIDDTLKALEMGAVETLIVWENLDINRYVLKNSTTGEITIKHLNKDQEADQGKFRDTATSTELEVQEKLSLLEWFANEYRRYGCTLEFVTNKSQEGSQFCRGFGGIGGILRYQLDMRSMDEFSDDGETYDDSE, via the coding sequence ATGGCAGATGCTCAAGAGACTGATAGGAACATTGAGATATGGAAGATCAAGAAATTAATCAAAGCACTGGAAGCTGCTAGAGGCAATGGCACCAGCATGATTTCTCTTATCATGCCTCCACGTGATCAAATATCTCGTGTTACCAAGATGTTGGGTGATGAATATGGAACTGCTTCAAACATTAAAAGCAGGGTGAATCGTCAGTCTGTGCTTGGTGCTATTACATCTGCTCAGCAAAGGCTCAAGCTTTACAGCAAGCTTCCTCCCAATGGGCTTGTGCTGTATACTGGAACAATTGTAACTGATgatgggaaggagaagaaggtCACAATTGATTTTGAGCCTTTCAGGCCCATTAATGCATCTCTTTACCTTTGTGACAACAAGTTTCACACAGAAGCACTAAACGAACTCTTAGAATCTGATGACAAGTTTGGTTTTATTGTCATGGATGGTAATGGGACCCTTTTTGGCACTTTAAGTGGTAATACCAGAGAGGTACTTCATAAATTTAGTGTTGACCTCCCAAAGAAGCATGGAAGAGGAGGGCAATCAGCTCTACGTTTTGCTCGTCTTCGAATGGAAAAACGCCACAACTATGTGAGGAAGACAGCGGAGCTTGCTACTCAGTTCTTTATCAATCCTGCCACCAGCCAGCCTAATGTTGCAGGATTGATACTGGCTGGGTCAGCTGACTTCAAAACTGAGCTTAGTCAGTCAGACATGTTTGATCCTCGTCTTCAGGCCAAAATATTGAATGTTGTAGATGTCTCTTATGGAGGGGAGAGTGGTTTCAATCAGGCTATTGAGCTGTCATCTGAGATCCTGTCTAATGTGAAGTTTATTCAGGAGAAGCGTTTGATAGGAAAATACTTTGAAGAGATTAGCCAAGACACTGGGAAGTATGTTTTTGGTATAGATGACACACTGAAAGCTTTGGAGATGGGTGCTGTTGAGACACTTATTGTATGGGAAAATCTGGATATTAATAGGTATGTGTTGAAGAATAGCACTACTGGTGAGATTACCATAAAGCACTTGAACAAGGACCAGGAGGCTGACCAGGGCAAGTTTCGGGATACTGCCACCTCTACTGAACTCGAGGTTCAGGAAAAGCTGTCTCTTCTTGAGTGGTTTGCTAATGAATACAGGAGGTATGGTTGCACACTTGAGTTTGTGACCAACAAATCGCAAGAGGGATCTCAATTCTGTAGGGGTTTTGGAGGAATTGGGGGAATCCTGCGTTACCAGCTTGATATGAGATCAATGGACGAGTTTTCTGATGATGGAGAAACTTATGATGATTCTGAATAG